One part of the Anopheles coustani chromosome 2, idAnoCousDA_361_x.2, whole genome shotgun sequence genome encodes these proteins:
- the LOC131262423 gene encoding 17-beta-hydroxysteroid dehydrogenase 13-like, translated as MQSLQNIGQTPYQKALSGKPRSSGSKSNPLNVVKFIAMALLDVLTFFVLLVPLTANAIVELVRRAPKKNVSGWTALVTGGANGLGRDICLQLALSGCHIAVVDLDATGGEQTVADIRKLGVKAHFFKADVTSYDAVSAMKDKVNAKLGPVDILVNNAGVLPLMSLREGTPDDLKKVIETNLLSHLWTLRLFTNDMIERKRGHIVAIASIVSYLPVERLIAYAASKYGVRGLMGSFASELHIEGVDEFVKTTTVYPCFIKTRAELMDALKQLGIKHRVPILQSESVARAIVDGILYNKMHVYLPKVVGPLVGIYENLPFKVGHLMKRILLQTSLPNIMKR; from the exons ATGCAAAGTTTACAGAACATCGGACAGACGCCGTACCAGAAGGCGTTGAGTGGAAAACCCCGGAGTTCCGGATCGAAATCCAACCCGCTGAATGTGGTCAAGTTCATCGCAATGGCTTTGCTGGACGTGCTGACGTTCTTCGTGCTGCTGGTTCCACTGACCGCCAATGCCATCGTCGAGCTGGTTCGTCGAGCGCCGAAAAAGAATGTTTCCGGCTGGACGGCCCTCGTGACTGGCGGTGCGAACGGACTCGGACGTGACATCTGCCTCCAGCTGGCCCTGTCCGGATGTCACATCGCCGTCGTCGATCTGGACGCCACCGGCGGTGAGCAGACGGTAGCCGACATTCGGAAGCTCGGAGTCAAAGCGCATTTCTTTAAG GCCGATGTTACCTCGTACGACGCCGTGAGCGCCATGAAGGATAAAGTGAATGCGAAACTCGGACCGGTCGACATTCTGGTCAACAATGCGGGCGTTCTGCCGCTGATGTCCTTGCGCGAGGGTACGCCGGACGATTTGAAGAAAGTGATCGAGACCAATCTGCTTTCACATCTTTGG ACCCTGCGGCTGTTTACCAACGATATGATTGAGCGAAAACGTGGCCACATTGTGGCGATTGCATCGATAGTCT CATACCTGCCAGTCGAACGTCTGATTGCATACGCAGCCTCAAAGTACGGCGTCCGGGGGCTGATGGGTTCGTTCGCTAGCGAGCTGCACATCGAGGGCGTCGACGAATTCGTCAAGACCACCACCGTGTACCCGTGCTTTATCAAAACCCGGGCCGAGCTGATGGACGCACTGAAGCAGCTCGG CATCAAGCATCGAGTTCCCATCCTGCAGTCGGAATCTGTTGCCCGTGCAATCGTGGACGGAATTCTGTACAACAAGATGCACGTGTATCTACCGAAGGTTGTGGGTCCTCTTGTTGGAATTTACGA AAATTTACCCTTCAAGGTGGGTCATCTTATGAAGCGAATCTTACTACAAACTTCGCTGCCGAACATAATGAAACGATAA